The Candidatus Zixiibacteriota bacterium genome includes a region encoding these proteins:
- a CDS encoding MoxR family ATPase → MHTDIQEIQARVEQESSFIKRLTEQMATVIVGQEYLLDRLLIGILADGHILIEGVPGLAKTLAVKTLSDAVQTKFQRLQFTPDLLPADLIGTMIYNPQTAQFSVKKGPIFANIILADEINRAPAKVQSALLEAMQERQVTISDSTFKLDEPFLVLATQNPIEQEGTYPLPEAQIDRFMFMLKIGYPSPAEEREIMERNTGGALPEIDKVITPEDIIRARGVVRSIYIDDKVKEYIVNIIFATREPDKYGLGELGNLIAYGASPRATIYLNLAAKAHAFLKGRGYVTPEDIKAIGHDVLRHRILITYEAEAEEIDSDSIVAKVFDAIEVP, encoded by the coding sequence ATGCACACCGATATTCAAGAAATTCAGGCTCGCGTGGAGCAGGAATCATCGTTCATTAAGCGTCTGACGGAGCAAATGGCGACAGTCATCGTCGGACAGGAGTACCTCCTCGACCGGCTTCTGATCGGTATTCTGGCTGATGGCCATATCCTTATCGAGGGTGTTCCCGGTCTGGCCAAGACCCTGGCAGTCAAGACGCTGTCAGACGCTGTTCAGACCAAATTTCAGCGTTTGCAGTTTACGCCTGATCTGCTGCCGGCCGATTTGATCGGTACCATGATCTACAATCCCCAGACCGCTCAGTTCTCGGTCAAGAAAGGCCCGATCTTCGCCAATATCATTCTGGCTGACGAGATCAACCGTGCCCCCGCCAAGGTCCAGTCGGCGCTTCTGGAGGCAATGCAGGAACGTCAGGTGACGATCAGCGATTCTACTTTCAAGCTGGACGAGCCTTTTTTGGTGCTGGCCACCCAGAATCCGATTGAGCAGGAAGGCACGTACCCGCTCCCTGAGGCGCAGATTGATCGTTTCATGTTCATGCTCAAGATTGGATACCCCAGTCCGGCCGAGGAACGTGAGATCATGGAGCGCAACACCGGCGGTGCCCTGCCGGAGATCGATAAGGTTATCACACCTGAAGATATTATTCGTGCTCGCGGAGTTGTGCGTTCGATTTATATTGATGACAAGGTCAAGGAGTATATCGTAAATATCATCTTTGCCACTCGTGAGCCGGACAAATATGGTTTGGGCGAGTTGGGGAACCTAATTGCCTATGGCGCTTCTCCTCGTGCCACGATCTACCTTAACCTGGCGGCCAAGGCGCACGCTTTCCTGAAGGGACGCGGGTACGTTACACCGGAAGATATCAAGGCGATTGGCCACGACGTGCTGCGCCATCGTATTCTTATCACCTATGAAGCTGAGGC